The bacterium genome contains a region encoding:
- a CDS encoding alpha/beta hydrolase, with amino-acid sequence MSKLQEDPRIDPRIKATMAAFPTTSQPDARSRDELLAEANTAEAIALREQMVAGFELMDNEQIAPSAGLSIATHEFTSDPDGNTIKVQFIRPESSEPLPCVYYIHGGGMQVMSCFDGMYRAWGKIIAAQGVAVAMVDFRNCLSASSAPEVAPFPAGLNDCVSGVKWLHANATELGVDAEHIIVAGESGGGNLTLATGLKLKQDDDLGHIRGLYALCPYIAGSWPQEHLPSSTDNNGLLLDLHNNRGAMAYGIEELERKNPLAWPSFASETDVKNLVPTVISVNECDPLRDEGIEFYRLLLRSGVPARCRQVNGTIHGTEIFAIACPDVSRETAGSIAQFCREA; translated from the coding sequence ATGAGCAAGCTCCAGGAAGATCCCCGCATCGATCCCCGCATCAAGGCCACCATGGCTGCGTTTCCGACGACCAGCCAACCGGACGCCAGGAGCCGTGATGAACTTCTGGCCGAGGCCAATACGGCGGAAGCCATCGCCCTGCGCGAGCAGATGGTGGCGGGCTTCGAACTGATGGACAACGAGCAGATCGCACCATCGGCCGGCCTTTCGATTGCCACGCACGAGTTCACCTCGGATCCGGACGGCAACACGATCAAGGTGCAATTCATCCGGCCGGAGTCCTCGGAGCCCCTGCCTTGCGTCTACTATATCCACGGCGGTGGCATGCAGGTGATGTCCTGTTTCGACGGTATGTACCGGGCCTGGGGCAAGATCATCGCGGCCCAGGGAGTGGCGGTCGCAATGGTCGATTTCCGCAACTGCCTGTCTGCGTCGTCCGCACCCGAAGTTGCGCCATTTCCCGCGGGCCTCAACGACTGCGTTTCGGGGGTGAAGTGGCTGCACGCCAACGCGACGGAACTGGGCGTAGATGCCGAGCATATCATCGTGGCCGGTGAGAGCGGCGGAGGCAATCTGACGCTCGCTACCGGTTTGAAGTTGAAGCAGGACGACGACCTCGGGCACATCCGCGGGCTGTACGCACTCTGTCCCTATATCGCCGGCAGTTGGCCGCAGGAGCACCTGCCGTCCTCGACCGACAACAACGGCTTGCTTCTCGATCTGCATAACAACCGCGGCGCCATGGCCTATGGCATCGAAGAACTCGAGCGCAAGAACCCACTCGCCTGGCCGAGCTTCGCATCCGAGACCGACGTAAAGAACCTCGTTCCTACCGTCATCAGCGTCAACGAATGCGATCCGCTGCGCGACGAGGGCATCGAGTTCTACCGGCTACTACTGCGATCCGGCGTGCCCGCGCGCTGCCGCCAGGTCAACGGCACGATTCACGGCACCGAGATCTTCGCGATTGCCTGCCCGGACGTGA